TGGACGACAGGGGGCGCAAAAGAACCCGAAAGCAGGGCGAACATCAAAGAAGCCCTTGTCAGCGTATATAAGCTCGATAAGAGCGTGTACGGACTGTACAAGTCAGCCGAAGAACACACCAAAATCAGAACCAAGCGCAGCAAGGTTCTGTACCTGATACCCGTCGCAATAGCCATGCTTGGCGGAGGTTTGTATTATTTCGCTTCCTTTTGGAAAAATTTGGAAAAACCCATAGAGACAGCGGGACAGACGGCACAGGCACATATTGCCGCGCCAGCGGCAAGCCCCGAAGCGCAGGCGGCAGCCGCTCCCGCGGCGGACGACGGCGCAGCGGGGCGCTACGCAGCCGCAAAGGTGCAAACGCCGTCCGAACCGCCAAAGCCCCATCTGACTGAAGAAGACTATAAGCCCCGTATCGAAGAACGTCCTGAAACCGCCCCGATATACGACGGCATGAACAAAGCCGTAAAAGTCATGCCGTGGCCTGCTGCCTGTATCAAAGCAGAGAACCGCTGCACCTGCTATACCGACCAAGGAACGAAGATTAAAGACATCGGCAAACAAACCTGCCTGAACTATGTAAAAGACGGCTTGCCGTTTAATCCGTACAAAGCTCAAACAGCCGAAAACGCCAAACCGACGCAGACAGCCTACACTCCTGACGCCCCGCAGGTCTTGACAATGGGCGGTCAGATCCCGCAGAATTTGATGTATGACGGATACAATGATAAAGCCCTTACCAATGTGGGCGGGAAAATAAATTAGGGAAACGATGAATGCATTAGAATTTGTTATTTCGTGTTTGGTTGTGTATGCAATAATTCATATTCATAGAAAGCATGGCACGGCTTATTTCAAAATGTTGATTAAAGAATTTGGCATTTTTATTTTTGGTCTTGCTATTATTTTTCTTGTATTATGTGCCGCAGGGGTTTTAATGTTCGCAGCTCAATCGCACACCTAACCACAAGTCAAGGGGAGGGCGTCCAGAAAGATTTGTAAAGACGGCTTTATTGTCTTTATAAATCTTTTTGGATACCCCTTGACGCTAACCCACCCAAAGACGCTGCCCGCAAGGGGTGGGGTGTGTTTTTTACCCCACCCTCTGCCACGTGGCGAACGTCGCCGAAGGCAAAAAGAGTCCAAAGCCCTGAACGGGTAACCAACCCTTTCAGGGGTTCGGATTCATGACCCGAACCGCAGTCCGCGACTTCCAAAGCACGACCAAAGCTACAGCTTGGAAAAAAGATAGAAGCGCGGGCTTTTTGTACATACTCAGTTTGAACACTATACAAGGCTGCGAGCCTGAATAAATAAGGCAAAACAATGTACTACCTAGGGATAGACGTATCAAAGAAAACCATAGATTGCTGTCTGATTTCAGACAGCATTTTTTATGAACGGAGGTTTGACAACACAGAGGACGGATTCGGACGGTTGGACGACTGGATACAGGAGTACACAGCCGAAGCAGTGCATTGCTGTTGCGAATCGACAGGAATCTACCACGAAGCCATAGCCGCCCACCTAAGGCAGAAACACACCGTAAGCATAGTCAATCCAAGCAAGATAAAAGGCTTCAGAGAAGCCGAACAGACACGAACCAAGACCGACAGGCAGGACGCTAGGCTGATAGCCGAATACTGTCGAAGAATGCAGCCGCAAGCATGGCAGCCGCCGACAGAAGAGCAAGAATACCTCCAAGCCATCACAGACTATATAGCTCGCCTTAAGCAGCAGAGAGCCGCAGAGCAGACCAAACACCAAACCGCCCCCGATACTATCCGCCATCACATACAGACCACAATAGACCATCTGAACAGGCTTATAGCAACCGTACAAAACGAACTCAAAGACTTCTACCGCCAAAATCCAATATACAACGAAAAGAAGAACCGCCTGAAAACCATAGACGGTATAGGCGAATCCGCCGCTTCTGCCCTGCTCGCCAAACTCATACGCTACGACTTTGCAAATCAAAACCAATTTGCCGCTTACCTCGGTTTAGACCCAAAAATCAAAGATTCGGGGACAAGCGTCAAAGGAAAGTCCCGAATATCAAAACAGGGGCAAAAGAACGCCCGTAAAGCCCTGTATATGCCCGCCCTCGTCGCTTACCGTATGAACGCCTTTCCAGCCTTTACAGCCCGCCTCAAAGCGAGGGGAAAGCCCCCGAAGCTGATAATAGTCGCCATAATGCGAAAACTGGCCGTCATTGCCTACCAACTGTATAAAACAGGTAAAGATTACGACCGTTCCCGATACCGAAATTAGACAGCGGCATGAAAAAACGCCCCGAAAAATCGGGGCGCAGACCTTGTGTATCTTTAAGATATGTAAATGTTGTTGACGGTGGAATACACTATCTTTTTTATAGTGGATTAAATTTAAATCAGGACAAGGCGACGAAGCCGCAGACAGTACAGATAGTACGGCAAGGCAACGCAACGCCGTACTGGTTTAAAGTTAATCCACTATACAAGGTATTTTTCGTTGAAAATCCCATGTTAGAAAGGACAACCATGAGCTTCCAAGACAACCTCGCCGCCATGCCCGACATCGGTCATTTGAGCGGGCTCGACATCCTCGACGCACAAGGCAAAGCCGTCCATCACATCCCCAACGAGCCCGGCAAGCAAGGCTCGCTGAAACTGTATAACGCTTTGGCATTGAATTTCGGCGGCAAACTCGATGCCGCCGCCGCTGCGCAGGGCTTGGATTGGTTTGCCGAACACGTTGCCGATGCGCAAGCCAATCCGGGCAAACATCCCAATATCGATCTGCTGTTGCAAGTGAAAAACGAAAACCTCAGATTGCTTCTAAAGCCGGTTGAGGCATAAGCACTAGATAAGTAAAAGGTCGTCTGAAAATGGGATTCCCGTTTTCAGACGACCTTTCTTAAGCTTAGGCTTACCGTTTGCCGATATTGTGAAATATCTTGCCCATATCGTTTAAGAAACGGGGTTCGCGCTGTATCAGGTAAACAATCAAGGGGATATTGCCGATGGCGACGATCAGGTAAAGCAGGGAAATGCTGTCGAACAGCATCAAGAGTACCGCGCTTAAAATGGCAGCCGATACCATGAACACGCCATTGATGATGTTGTTGGCGGCGACGGCGTGGGCGCGGAAGGATTCGCTGCTGGCGGTTTGCAGCCAAGTGTAGAGCGGGACGGAGAAGAAGCCGCCGAAGAAGCCGATCAGCGTCATGACGAGCATGACGGGATACGCCATGCCTTGCGACAGGAACCAGGTGATGCCGTTGAGTTCGGTAAAGCGTTGCCCTTGGGTCAGCCATACCAAAATCAAGCCGAATACGGTCAAACCCGTCGTGCCGACGGTTACCAAGCCCAAGAGCAGGCGTTCGTGGCTGAGTTTGGCGCACAACACCGAGCCGGCGGCGATGCCGATGGAGAATAGGGCGAGCATGAGGTTGAAGACGTTGTCGTTGCCGCCCAAATGGATTTGCGTGAAAGTCGGCAGTTGGGTGGTGTACACCGAGCCGATAAACCAAAACCATGATATGCCGATGATGGATGTGAAGACGGAATCATATTGCGCGGTTTCGCGTAGGAGCGCGTGCGTACCTTTGACGATGTTCCATTCGATTTTGGTGTTGGGGGCTTTGGCGGGGACGTTAGGCATGAAGAAGCTGGTC
Above is a window of Neisseria mucosa DNA encoding:
- a CDS encoding MFS transporter; translated protein: MSLKKDNLNFPTSRRFAPLFGTQFLGAFNDNMFKTALFVMISFYGLGKNNFLPASQMLNLGALLFILPYFLFSALSGQLSTKFDKAVLARWIKVLEIVIMAVAAFGFYIQSAPLLLVCLFCMGAQSTLFGPLKYAILPDYLNDKELIMGNSLIESGTFIAILFGQILGTSVAGLPPSVVGILVLLVAIGGTLTSFFMPNVPAKAPNTKIEWNIVKGTHALLRETAQYDSVFTSIIGISWFWFIGSVYTTQLPTFTQIHLGGNDNVFNLMLALFSIGIAAGSVLCAKLSHERLLLGLVTVGTTGLTVFGLILVWLTQGQRFTELNGITWFLSQGMAYPVMLVMTLIGFFGGFFSVPLYTWLQTASSESFRAHAVAANNIINGVFMVSAAILSAVLLMLFDSISLLYLIVAIGNIPLIVYLIQREPRFLNDMGKIFHNIGKR
- a CDS encoding IS110 family transposase, which codes for MYYLGIDVSKKTIDCCLISDSIFYERRFDNTEDGFGRLDDWIQEYTAEAVHCCCESTGIYHEAIAAHLRQKHTVSIVNPSKIKGFREAEQTRTKTDRQDARLIAEYCRRMQPQAWQPPTEEQEYLQAITDYIARLKQQRAAEQTKHQTAPDTIRHHIQTTIDHLNRLIATVQNELKDFYRQNPIYNEKKNRLKTIDGIGESAASALLAKLIRYDFANQNQFAAYLGLDPKIKDSGTSVKGKSRISKQGQKNARKALYMPALVAYRMNAFPAFTARLKARGKPPKLIIVAIMRKLAVIAYQLYKTGKDYDRSRYRN
- a CDS encoding zonular occludens toxin family protein; translated protein: MLYLFTGVPGSGKTLQVVSMLAKRKDFKNRPLFIDGIPDLKIPHEEIPEGESIKTWPKWAPDGAIIVVDECQRIFRPRSSSSAVPDYVAELETHRHRGLDFLLITQHPRLIDVHLRSLIEHHTHFGKTNLGLRRKLEWTTGGAKEPESRANIKEALVSVYKLDKSVYGLYKSAEEHTKIRTKRSKVLYLIPVAIAMLGGGLYYFASFWKNLEKPIETAGQTAQAHIAAPAASPEAQAAAAPAADDGAAGRYAAAKVQTPSEPPKPHLTEEDYKPRIEERPETAPIYDGMNKAVKVMPWPAACIKAENRCTCYTDQGTKIKDIGKQTCLNYVKDGLPFNPYKAQTAENAKPTQTAYTPDAPQVLTMGGQIPQNLMYDGYNDKALTNVGGKIN
- a CDS encoding DUF2322 domain-containing protein, with the translated sequence MSFQDNLAAMPDIGHLSGLDILDAQGKAVHHIPNEPGKQGSLKLYNALALNFGGKLDAAAAAQGLDWFAEHVADAQANPGKHPNIDLLLQVKNENLRLLLKPVEA